AGTGAAATTGTAAAAAGAAAAACGATGACAAATAGTTTCATACCTGTCATCGTACGGAATTTATAATGATTGCAAGGAATTTTTATTTGTTTGAATAGATCTGGTCGAAAAGTCCTTTATCTTTAAAATGTTTTTCCTGTATTTTTTTCCAATCTCCACCAACTTCATTTATTGTAAAAAATTTTACTTCTTTGAATGTAGATTTATATTTTTTAAGAACAGAATCTAAGGTCGGGCGATAGAAATTTTTTGCAGCCAATTCCTGTGCTTCTGGTGAATAAAGATACTTTAGATATTCTTCCGAAACTTCTCTAGTTTTATGTTTATCTACATTCGTATCAATTAAAGCAACAGGCGGTTCAGCATAAATACTTATCGATGGTACAATCATTTCTACTGAATTGAGACCTGCTTCTTTTAGGGAAAGATATGCTTCATTTTCCCAAGTTATTAATACATCTCCAATTTGGCGATTTACGAAAGTAGTAGTGGCTCCCCTCGCACCTGAGTCTAACACTTTTACATTTTTAAAAATAGCGGTTACGAATTCTTTGGCTTTTGTTTCAGTTATGGCAGAGTTAGCAGTGTTCTTATTTTGTTTTAATGCATATCCCCAAGCTGCCATATAATTCCATCTTGCCCCTCCACTTGTTTTGGGGTTAGGCGTTATTATCTCTATTCCTGGTTTAATTAGGTCATTCCAATCTTTAATACCTTTTGGATTTCCTTTTCTTACTAGGAATACGATTGTAGAAGTATACGGAGAGCTATTCAGTGTTAGCCTCTTTTGCCAATCAATAGGAAGTCGTTTTCCTTTTTCTGCAATTGAATCAATATCGTAGGCTAACGCAAGTGTTACTACATCCGCTTCGAGTCCATCTATAACAGACCTTGCTTGTTTGCCGGAGCCACCATGAGATTGTTTAATATCTATTTCTTTACCAGTTTTGTTTTTCCAATACTTTGCGAATAATTCATTGTATCCTCTATAGAATTCTCTTGTTGGATCGTAGGATACATTTAAAATTGAGTCTTTGCCAATGATTGATTGAACATTTGTTAAGAGAAGTATCATTAATATTCGTTTAAATTGATTTTTCAAAATTACCGTACCTTTGCAAAATATTTTAATTTACAACGCCATTTTTCCGTAGAACGAAAATTAGTCACTCACCTTACGCCAAAAGTAATTTCCCATTTTAAAAAAGTTAAGTATTCCCAATTGTCAAATTTAGCGATAGCGAGGATTTTTTCAAAACGAATGGATATTTTATTTTGGCAATTGGTACAAGGAAAATTGTAGTTAGATTTTTGATTGTAATTTCTCCCATACAACCGAATTTATCTGCCTGCGAATTGTAAGTTTGGGCGACTAGGCACGAATCATCAATTAGGCTAATTGGAAACGTTATACGCTTTCTTAAAGTAGTTAAATGGGAATTCGATTATTTTCATTTATTTAATCCCAGTTCAAAAAAATTGGAAATTAAATTAATTCAGGCTTTTAGAGGAAATTGGAGGAGGCATCAGAATCCATGTCTGGATTTGTTAATGAAAAACAATGGAAAGTGTGAAACAATATCCGATTAATTGATAGTTAAGTTTAAAGAGTAGGTATTTACTTTTGGCGTTTCGTATAAATTATCATTTTAAGTCTTTTCCGCATTTCTTTAAATTC
This sequence is a window from Leptospiraceae bacterium. Protein-coding genes within it:
- a CDS encoding sulfate ABC transporter substrate-binding protein; amino-acid sequence: MKNQFKRILMILLLTNVQSIIGKDSILNVSYDPTREFYRGYNELFAKYWKNKTGKEIDIKQSHGGSGKQARSVIDGLEADVVTLALAYDIDSIAEKGKRLPIDWQKRLTLNSSPYTSTIVFLVRKGNPKGIKDWNDLIKPGIEIITPNPKTSGGARWNYMAAWGYALKQNKNTANSAITETKAKEFVTAIFKNVKVLDSGARGATTTFVNRQIGDVLITWENEAYLSLKEAGLNSVEMIVPSISIYAEPPVALIDTNVDKHKTREVSEEYLKYLYSPEAQELAAKNFYRPTLDSVLKKYKSTFKEVKFFTINEVGGDWKKIQEKHFKDKGLFDQIYSNK